A genomic stretch from Synergistaceae bacterium includes:
- the ilvD gene encoding dihydroxy-acid dehydratase, with amino-acid sequence MVLRSSVNLREAESGLARALFKGMGYSGEELNGRPMIGIANSWSTLVPGHSNLQELARFVERGIYSAGGTAVEFGVISACDGIAQGHDGMKYILPSREIICNSIEIEAQAHCLDGLVLLGSCDKIVPAMLMAAVRLDIPCIVVGAGPMLGGNVFDGRKTDSTSNDEALGMLKAGRIKKEMLAEIEDTSCPGCGACSFLGTANSMGCVTEALGMSLTGSALVPAVWAERRRIAFASGAQVCRLVERGLTPRAIVTPAAIRNAIRIVHAISASTNTVLHLSAVAHEAEIDMNVVDEFARLGAETPHIAKVNPAAKWDMEDFHRAGGIPRVMNELGDLLDTSVLTCTGKPLAENLKSYQFLYAPNDEVIKTRQAPFSPTGGIAVLRGNLAPDSGITKPGAFAPHLRVFSGPAKVFDCEEDANEAILAGKIQDGDVVVIRYEGPKGGPGMREMYKAMKYLYGRGLNETTALVTDGRFSGTNNGCFVGHISPEAAEGGPIALIENGDVIKIDVPAGTITLEVSEEELARRKSRWSLPPKEIPRGYLRVYSRLASSASRGAVIL; translated from the coding sequence ATGGTGCTTCGCAGTTCCGTGAACCTGCGAGAGGCGGAAAGTGGCCTTGCGCGCGCGCTGTTCAAGGGTATGGGGTATTCGGGGGAGGAACTGAATGGCCGCCCGATGATTGGAATCGCGAATTCCTGGAGTACGCTCGTTCCGGGGCATTCAAATTTGCAGGAGCTGGCGCGTTTCGTCGAGCGGGGCATTTACAGCGCGGGGGGAACCGCCGTGGAGTTCGGCGTCATTTCCGCCTGCGACGGAATCGCTCAGGGCCATGACGGGATGAAATATATCCTGCCGTCCCGGGAGATCATCTGCAATTCCATCGAAATCGAGGCTCAGGCTCATTGTCTTGACGGACTGGTGCTGCTGGGGTCCTGCGACAAGATCGTCCCGGCGATGCTCATGGCCGCGGTCCGGCTGGATATTCCCTGCATCGTCGTGGGGGCGGGGCCCATGCTCGGCGGCAACGTTTTCGACGGGCGCAAAACGGACTCCACGTCCAACGACGAGGCGCTGGGTATGCTGAAGGCGGGGCGCATAAAGAAGGAAATGCTGGCGGAAATCGAGGACACCAGCTGCCCCGGCTGCGGAGCCTGCTCGTTTCTGGGAACGGCCAACTCCATGGGCTGCGTGACAGAAGCTCTGGGCATGTCCCTCACCGGAAGCGCTCTCGTTCCGGCGGTGTGGGCGGAGCGGCGGAGAATCGCCTTCGCCTCGGGGGCGCAGGTTTGCCGGCTGGTCGAACGGGGCCTGACCCCCAGGGCCATCGTCACTCCCGCGGCCATCCGCAACGCCATAAGGATCGTACATGCGATCAGCGCCTCCACCAACACCGTGCTGCACCTGAGCGCCGTGGCTCACGAAGCGGAAATCGACATGAACGTGGTGGACGAATTCGCGCGCCTTGGGGCGGAAACCCCTCACATCGCGAAGGTCAACCCGGCGGCGAAGTGGGACATGGAAGATTTCCATCGCGCCGGAGGCATACCGCGGGTCATGAACGAGCTGGGAGACCTGCTGGACACCTCCGTTTTGACCTGCACGGGAAAGCCCCTGGCCGAGAACCTCAAAAGTTACCAGTTCCTTTACGCTCCCAATGATGAAGTCATTAAAACGAGACAGGCGCCCTTCAGCCCCACGGGAGGAATTGCCGTGCTTCGGGGCAACCTGGCGCCGGATTCCGGAATAACGAAACCGGGCGCCTTCGCCCCGCATCTGAGGGTTTTTTCCGGCCCTGCCAAAGTTTTTGACTGCGAGGAAGACGCCAACGAAGCCATTCTTGCCGGAAAAATTCAGGACGGCGACGTGGTCGTCATCCGCTACGAGGGACCCAAGGGCGGCCCCGGCATGAGGGAAATGTACAAGGCCATGAAGTATCTCTACGGACGGGGGCTCAACGAAACCACGGCTCTCGTGACGGACGGGCGTTTTTCGGGGACGAACAACGGCTGTTTCGTGGGGCACATTTCCCCCGAGGCTGCGGAGGGCGGCCCCATCGCCCTCATCGAAAACGGGGACGTCATCAAAATCGACGTTCC
- a CDS encoding PD-(D/E)XK nuclease family transposase, with product MRNDKSGNRLCEDMRIVYLELPKFLRQLGQEFPANGLERWLLYFCNEGGTRMSKVMEEDKILTLAKELETSFWANEEEKEMYFRRQRALMDAYSAEHTYEYLLAEKEAQAEARGELRGKIEGEIKGKIEGRIEGIEEGVTRVARNFLRLGADIDQIAQASGLSAEEIEKLR from the coding sequence ATCCGCAACGACAAAAGCGGGAATCGTCTTTGCGAAGATATGCGGATTGTTTATCTGGAACTGCCGAAGTTTTTGAGGCAACTGGGGCAGGAGTTTCCCGCAAACGGACTTGAGAGATGGCTGTTGTATTTCTGCAACGAGGGAGGCACGCGAATGAGTAAAGTGATGGAGGAAGATAAAATCCTGACGCTGGCGAAAGAGCTTGAGACTTCTTTTTGGGCGAATGAAGAGGAAAAAGAAATGTACTTCCGGCGTCAGCGCGCATTGATGGATGCATACAGCGCCGAGCATACATATGAATATTTATTGGCGGAAAAAGAAGCTCAGGCCGAGGCAAGAGGAGAACTCAGAGGGAAAATAGAAGGGGAAATAAAAGGAAAAATAGAGGGAAGAATAGAAGGGATAGAAGAGGGCGTGACAAGAGTCGCCCGCAATTTTCTGCGGTTAGGGGCGGATATTGATCAAATCGCGCAGGCAAGCGGTCTGTCTGCGGAAGAGATAGAAAAACTGCGTTGA